The Dehalobacter sp. DCM sequence CGAACGATTTGGAGAGGGCAACCGGTATAGCCAGAAAGATGGTCACCGAACTCGGAATGTCGGAGGAACTTGGCTCTGTGACATTTGGGCATAAAGAAGGGCAGGTCTTTTTAGGAAGAGATATTGCCCGGGATCGGAATTACAGTGAATCCGTTGCTCAGGCAATTGACCATGAAGTACGCAGAATCATTGACGAATCCTACCAAAAAGCACAGGATATCATTACGGAAAAAATGGATATACTGCATGCCATCGCGCAAGCCCTGATGGCTACGGAAACGCTGGAAGCGGATACATTCAGGGATATTATTGTGAAACATGATCATACCCGAGCCGGCGATATATATGATGAGCCGATGACGGAGAATGCCGATGCGGCGCCGAGTCACGAAGAGGCTGTGAATACCGAAGAAAAAGAGGAGTCAAAGGAAGCAGCCGATTATAATAATATCACTACTGCAAAAAGCTCATTCGAGCAATAATAACACTGAAAGTGCTTTAAGGAGGATTTACGTGGAAAGAACATTTCTTATGCTTAAGCCGGATGCCGTTCAAAGAGGATTGATCGGAGAAATCATCGGCCGATTTGAGAAAAAAGGATTTATACTTGTGGGTTTGAAAATGATGCAGGTTGACAGAGACCTTGCTGAAGAGCATTATAAAGAGCATAAGGGCAAATCGTTTTTTGAACCTACCGTTCAGTATATTATGTCTTCACCGGTGGTTGCCATGGTATGGCAAGGGAAGAATGTGGTATCCTTGGCCAGAGAGATGATGGGGGCAACCAATCCTGCCAATGCAAACCCCGGCTCCATTCGCGGTGCTTATGCGATGGATATCAGCCGAAATGTTATCCACGGGTCCGATTCCGTGGAAAGCGCAGAGAGGGAAATCGCCATATACTTTAAACTCGAAGAAATAGTGAATTATACAAAAGCCGGGTCTGAGTGGCTGAGTGAGTAAAAAAACAAGGACACCCTAACGGGTGTCCTTTTGATAAACCGGAGTGGTTTGTATGCAAGATAAAAAGAAATTGGCGAGACTTCTTATCGGTATGGGGATGCTGATTATCGGTGTATTTTTCGTTATGATTTTAAAATCGTATCTTGCCGATAAAACAGTATCTGCAGAAGATGATAAATTGCCGAGCATCCTGCAAATTGAAACTGAGAATAAGCAGTTAGCAAATGAAAACGCTAAACTCCAGGCCGAGCTGACCAAATACCAACAAGGTATTGATGCCCAGATGCTGGCATCCGAGCAGTTAGCGCAAGCGCGGATCAGTTCCGGTAGGGTCAGTCTAACGGGAAAGGGAATCGTTATCACCCTTAAGGATTCCGATAAAAAGATAAGCGCCCAAGAGGAGGGACTTATCCATGAGGAACATCTGCGGGCTATTGTCAATGCGTTGTGGAATGGCGGAGCCGAGGCCATAGCAATCAATGATCAACGCCTTACTACCTTTACGGAGATTTACTGCAGCGGCTCCTATATCAGTATCAACGATACCGTTCAGATGCCTCCGTATACTATCACCGCGATCGGAAACCAGAGTAACCTGAAATCTGCGTTGAAATTCTACGGGTGGGACCTACTGGATGAAAGTCAGAAGAATTTAGAGATCCCCATAGATCCTGTTACTGTACCGTCTGCCAAACCTGTGAGTTATCGGTACGTTCAACCGGCCAACGAGGAGGGCTGATCGATGCTAAACAAAAAAGTGGTTACTGTGGTCACAATTGCTTCTATTGCTATCGGCATCCTTATCTCTCTGCAGTTTCAGACCCAGCGGGAGGTAGATAAAGTTGAGCTGGATCAGCAGGAACGTGCGGTCCTGACACAGCAGGTCATCAGTAACCTCCAGAATGAGAATAAGCAATTGAAAGAGGAATATGCACAATTATCAGCCGAGTTGGAGAAATATAAGAAGACCGGCAATGATAATCCATATATTGTAGCGCAATTACAAATGCTAAAAATTGCCGACGGGACAATCACTGTCAAGGGCCCGGGCATTCGCATAGTTATTAACGATAACACGCCTGAAGCCATTGGATTTATTCGATCAGCTGATTTGCTGAGAATTGTTAATCAGCTGCGCCTGGCCGGAGCGGAAGCAATCAGTATCAACGGTCAGCGTATTGTATCGACCACATCGATTGTTCTAAGCGGAGATTCGACGATCTTGATTAATGAGGTCCCTGTCAGTGAGATTGGCAGGACGACGTATGAGATTCTGGCGATCGGTTATCAGGAAAACCTGGTTAAATATATTGATTTTGTCGCCAAAGATTTGAAAGTCATTGGCATGGACGTCGCTGTAACGCAAGAAATTGTAATGATTCCGTCTTATAAAGGGGATTACGCGTTTGAGTACGCCAAAGAAGTAAAAACGGAGTAGGGAGTGAACAGATGAGGACGTATAATGATCAACCTGCCGGCATTATCGATTGTCGGGGTAAAACTCTTGAATTTGGGGAAAAAACACTGATTATGGGCATATTGAATGTCACGCCGGATTCTTTTTCCGACGGCGGTCGATTTGATAACATAGAAAATGCTTTGAAACAAGCTGAAACCATGGTCACTGACGGTGCGGACATCCTGGATATCGGCGGCGAGTCGACCAAGCCCGGCTATGGGGGTGTGAGTGCCGAAGAAGAGTGGTCCAGACTGGAGCCTGTGCTAAGAGCGCTTGTTCCTATTAGTCGGGTTCCAATTTCGGTGGATACGCAAAAAGCCGTTGTGGCGGAGAAGGCGTTAAAACTGGGAGCGCATATTATCAACGATATCTGGGGTCTGCAAAAGGATCCGGATATGGTCAGAGTGATCGGTGACTATCAAGCACCGGTGGTCATCATGCATAATCAGGATGGGACTGCGTATGCCAATATGATGAGAGACATACTGGCCTTTCTGGAAAATAGCATTGAGATGGCATTCAAGCGTGGGCTTTCGCGGAATCAGATCATCGTTGATCCGGGTATCGGCTTCGGTAAGACCCCTGAGCAAAATATGGAAGTTCTGAGCAGGCTGGATGAGTTTAAAAGTCTTGGATGCCCCATTCTACTCGGCGTTTCGCGAAAATCAGTGATTGGACGCACCTTGAATCTTCCTGTCGGAGAGCGCCTGGAACCGACAATTGCCCTGGGCACTTTGGGAATTGCTGCCGGTGTGGATATTCTGCGTGTTCATGATGTTCTTGAGAATAAAAAAGCAGCGTTAATGACCGACCTTATTGTCCGTAAAAGAAGAGGTGAGAATCTTGACGGAAAGTAATGCGATCCATATCTCCGGAATGGCGTTTTACGCATACCATGGTGTATTGCCTGAAGAGGAGATTCTTGGCCAAAGGTTCATTGTGGATGTCGATATCTACTTAAACGAGCACTTCGGCACGGATGACAATTTAGCCAATACCGTCAACTATGCTGAAGTATATATGGCGGTAAAGGATATCGTTTTAAGTGAGCGGTATCAATTAATCGAAACACTGGCTGAAAAAATAGCTGCTGACATTATTGCCCGGTTTACCTGCAATAAAGTCAGAGTAGAGGTCCACAAACCCAATGCACCGGTACCCGGGATATTTAAAGACATATCGGTTGAAGTCATTCGGGAGAGATCATCATGAAAGCCTATTTAAGTTTAGGAAGCAATGAGGGAGACCGGAAGGACTATCTTTTGCAGGCACTTGAAATGCTTGCCGATTCCTGCGGGATCACCATAACTAAGAAATCGCAACTATATGAGACGGCGCCCTGGGGAAATGAGGATCAAGCAGCTTTTTTAAATATGGCGGCAGAAATCGAGACAGATTTGGATCCTTTGGAATTGCTTGACCGCTGTCAATACATCGAAAATACCCTTGGCCGGAAACGGTCGATCCATTGGGGTCCCAGAACCATGGATATTGATATTCTTGACTGCCAGGACATTCGGCTTTCTACGGAAAGGCTGACTATTCCTCATCCCTACATGGAACAGCGCGAGTTTGTTCTGGCGCCATTAAGAGAAATTGTTCCTGATTATATCCTGCCGTCCGGGAATACGATAACGGCGGTAAAAGGTGAAGGCACCGTCAAACGATTGAATGAATATATTAATACTTGAAAAACAATAGTAGGCATCAATTATTTTGATATAAGTCTTTATTATTTGCAATTTATACATTATACTAAGGTGGCAGCACGGACAGTATCTATAAGAACTGTACCTTATCTGCCTGATCTGAAATTTTTATAAAGCATGGGATCATGCACCAGCCGCTTGGATTTTTTACCGGGACGGTGAAGGCAGGGCATACGTTGTATTACTTAAAGCACCTTCACTGACGGGAGGTGTTTTTTTAATGGATAAACTAACTGATTTGAAATTTGGGATCATCGGGGCAGGCAGTGTCGGGACGTCACTGGCGGTACTGCTGGAAAAGGCCGGTTTAGAATGCATTGGGGTTACAACCCGAAGCAGGGCGTCCTATGAGCGATTTCGCAGCTATTTGGACAAAGAGAATTTACCTGTTGAGCAGCTGGCGGCCCTTGCAGATATTCTATTTATCACCACACAGGATAAATACATCGAGGCGATTGCATGTGAACTATCCCCAATCCAAAACCGAAAAACAAATCAAGTTTGGATACACTGCTCGGGTTCGCTGCCCGCAGAGTTGATGTGCAAAGATCACACGCTGAAAGTCGGATACTTGTCACTGCATCCGCTGCAAGCGTTTGCCGATGCTGATCATGCTGTTAATCTCATGAAAGGTACCTTTTTCGGGGTAGAAGGCAGCAGCCAAGAAGTTGAGTCCTTAGGAGTGGCGCTTGTTTCCTTACTGGGTGGCACTCCTATCAAGATTGATCCGGCAAAGAAGACGTTTTATCATAGCGGTGCTGTCATTGCCTCAAATTATCTTGTCTCTTTGGTTTATTTGGCAGTTAAATTGTTCCGTAGAGCAGGGGTCGAACAGCAGGACGCGATAGCAGCCTTATTGCCTCTCGTGACCGGGTCACTCTCAAATATTGAGCGAGTCGGACTTTTCCAAGCACTGACAGGCCCTATTGCCCGGGGGGATGTCCAGGTAATAACGAAACATCTCGATAAATTGCCGGAGGCGGAACGTTCTGTTTACAAAGGACTTGGAAGATTAGCTTTAGAATTGGCTATGGAAAAGAATGCGACATTAATCCGTGAAGGTGACAAGGATACAAAGGCAACTGAAATAAAAACGATAGAAGAGAATTATAAGCAGATAGAAGAATTATTAAGAGATTAATGGCATCCGTTGGAAAGGAACGATATCACATGGTAATCATTAATACGATAGCCGATACAAGAGAAAGCATTCTATGGGCTAAACAACAGGGAAAAAAAGTTGTGTTGATTCCCACTATGGGTTTTCTCCATGATGGACATTTGTCCATGGTGAAAGCAGCCAGGAGACAAGATAATGGGGATAAAGAGATTTTGGTTGTGATGAGTATCTTTGTTAATCCCCTGCAGTTTGGACCGAATGAAGATTATGAGAAATATCCGCGTGATTTGACCAGGGACGCTTCTCTTGCGGAAGAAGCAGGCGTTGATCTGCTCTTTGCTCCTTCCGTAAAAGAAATGTATCCTGCGGGAGGATCATTGACAGCGGTTCAGGTATCTCGCATAACAGAAGTTCTATGCGGTGCAAGCCGACCGGGACATTTTGAAGGCGTCGCTACTGTCGTCACCAAGCTTTTTAATATTGTTCAGCCCCACGAAGCCTATTTCGGCCAAAAGGATTATCAGCAGGTGGCAGTCATCAGACAAATGGTCAAGGATTTGAACATGCCGATAACAATACGGTCGTTTCCAACGGTAAGGGAAAGCGACGGTCTGGCCCTGAGTTCCAGAAATGCCTATCTAAGCAGCGAAGAACGGCAGCAAGCCCCGATTCTCTACCGCGCACTGCAGGAGGCATCGGCACGGATAACGGGCGGCGAGATATCCCCAGATCGGATCAAAGCAGCCATTAAACAAAGAATAAGTGAAGAGTCCAATGGGAAAATTGATTATGTTGAAATTTATCGCGCAGATGATTTATCTGAAGTTGAACAAATAACCGTATCTATTGTTATCGCGCTTGCTGTTCACTTCGGGACGACGCGTTTGATCGATAACATTATTGTGGAGGTGTAAGCGATGTTCAGAGAAATGATGAAATCTAAGATTCATAAAGCGAGGGTTACGGAAGCCAATCTAAACTATGTTGGCAGTATAACCATAGATAAGATACTGATGGAGCAGGCGGATTTTCTGGAAAACGAGAAAGTTCAAGTGGTTAATTTAAATAATGGTGCCCGCTTGGAGACCTATGTTATACCCGGGGAACCAAACTCAGGGATGATATGTTTAAATGGTGCGGCTGCCAGGCTTGTTCAAGTCGGTGATCAAGTGATTATTATTTCTTATGCGTTGTTTTCTGACCAGGAAATTAAGGAATATACTCCGAAGATTGTGTTTGTTGATCACAATAATCATCCGAAGTCAGTTGAAGACGTTGAAGTTCACGGCTCTCAGGCTTGACACATAGTACGTTGGAGACTAGAATTAGAAAAATGGTTTTATGAGAGGAGAAGCTGATATATGAATAATGAATACACCAATAATCAGCTGATCAACGAAATCAATGCTTTACGCAAAGAGAAAAATGCCGTCATCCTGGCGCATTATTACCAGCCGGGAGAAATACAAGATATTGCCGACTTTGTGGGAGATTCACTCCAGCTAGCTCAGCAGGCAGCAGCAACGGACGCCGATGTTATTGTATTTTGCGGGGTGCATTTTATGGCGGAAAGCGCGGCGATTCTGTCACCCGATAAGGTCGTTGTTTTGCCTGATCCCCAAGCGGGATGCCCGATGGCAGACATGGTTGAACCGAATAGGTTACGAGAAGAGAAGGCGAAGCACCCGGGAATTAAGGTTGTCTGTTATGTTAATTCATCAGCCGAAGTGAAGGCGGAGAGTGATATTTGCTGCACATCATCCAACGCGGAAAAGGTTGTTGATTCCTTGGGCAATGATGACATCTTATTTATCCCGGATGGAAATCTGGGGCGCTATATTGCAGCAAAGACAAAGCGGGCTATTCAATTTTGGCCAGGCTTTTGTCCGACGCATCATCGCCTGGCTCAGACGGATATATTAAATAAACGGAAGGAATTCCCTAAAGCCAAGGTTCTGGTACATCCGGAATGTCGGGAAGAAGTCTGGCAGGAAGCCGATTATGTTGGTTCAACTGCTGGTATTATTCAGTATGCGGTCAATTCTCCCGATCAGGAATTTATTATCGGGACAGAATGCGGTATTCTGCATGAACTATCCAAGCGCTGCCCCAGGAAGAAGTTCCATATGGCTTCTGAGTATATGATTTGTCCCAATATGAAAAAGGTCAATTTAGAGAAGGTTAGATATTCCCTGAGAAATTTGGAACCGATCGTCTCTGTTTCCGACGAAATCCGAAAAAAATCTATTTCTGCTTTAGAAAAAATGCTGGCAGTAAAATAAAAACATCATTTTGAGGATGAGCAAGAGAAATGAAAGATGAGAATCACTATTTAATACCTTGGTATAAAGATAAACTCGATGTCTATCATACGGAGGTATTGATACTGGGCAGCGGGATTGCAGGATTATATGCAGCAATAAAGCTAAACCCAAAGTTTGATGTCACCGTGTTAACTAAAATGGAGATCATGGCCAGTAATACGGAACATGCTCAAGGCGGCATCGCCGTTGCACTGAATAATGGAGACTCCCCACAGTTTCACTATGATGATACGATTAATGCGGGTGCTGGTTTAGTCAATAAGAAGGCGGCAATGATATTGGCCGAAAAGGGTCCGGAATGCGTCACTGAACTTATTCAGCTCGGAACCAAGTTTGATACAAATTGTCAAAACCAACTTGATTTTGCTATGGAAGGCGCTCACGGTAAACATCGCGTATTACACGCCCAGGGCGATGCTACAGGCTGGGAAATTGAGAGGACACTCGTTGAAGTTGTCCAATCACAAAATATAAGCGTCAAAGAGAATTATTATCTCGTCGATATTGTGAAGAATCAGAAACAGGAAGCCTGCGGGACCCTTGTTTATAACCATGTTGACAAAAAATTAGAGCTATGGCTTGCTAAAGCGATTATCATGGCTACCGGCGGCTTAGGTCAAATGTATAAGTATACGACTAATCCGAGTGTCGCAACCGGCGATGGTATTGCAGCGGCGTATCGTGCCGGTGCTGAGCTTATGGATATGGAGTTTATGCAATTTCATCCCACTGCGTTACAAATACCGGGGGCTCCCAGCTTTTTAATATCGGAAGCTGTTCGGGGAGAAGGGGCTATACTGATCAATGCCTGCAACGAGCGTTTTATGGAGAATATCCCCAGGAAGGAACTGGCGCCAAGAGATGTTGTGTCACGGGCAATTTGGGAGCAAATGCAGACAGGAACGGTCTTTCTGGATTTTAGCACAATCGGCAAAACACGTGTAGAGCAACGCTTCCCTGGTATACATAAAACTTGCCTGGAATACGGTGTCGATATTACTTCTGAACCGGTTCCGGTGGGTCCGGCGGCACATTATTTGATGGGCGGAATACGTACCGATGAGTATGGCCAAACGAATATTCCCAACCTTTATGCGTGCGGAGAATGTGCCTGCAACGGTGTTCATGGCGCTAACCGACTGGCAAGCAATTCATTGCTTGATGGATTGGTGTTTGCAGCAACGATATCCGAACATATCACTGCTAAAATTACCGAAATAAGTCATATTGATGATATTCAAACAGATCATTTTATCACGGATAAGGAACAAGCTTCACCGGCTGACATTGAAAGTCTGAGAAAAGATTTGAAGGAATTGTTCTGGAACAAAGTGGGCATTATCCGGGATAACGCCGGTTTGATCGAAGCACGGGCGATGTTAAATATGTTAAAAGAAAAATTTGAGCCACGCTGTTATATTGAAGAACTGGAACTTGGCAATATGCTGACATTAGGATCGATTATCATTATGGCGGCGTTGGAACGGGAAGAAAGCAGAGGGGCTCATTTTCGACGGGATTACCCAAAGGCTGATGAATGTTGGCAAAAACATTCTGTCATTAAAAGGGGAGATAAACATGTTTGCTATGTTTCAATATGATGAGTTAATCGAAAGGGCTTTAAAAGAGGACATTGGAACGGGTGATCTCAGCACGTTGATTATACCGGAAGACTATTACGGCGAGGCCAGGATCTATACAAAAAGCAACGGCATCGTCTGTGGCCTGCCCATTGCAGAATTGGTGTTTCGCAAAGTCAATCCCGCGATGGATATCGAAACGATTGCTTGTGATGGGGACCGGATTAAACCCGGTGATCTGATCATGAAAATTAGAGGACCACTGGCGGCAATACTTCAGGCCGAAAGGACTGTTTTGAATTTTATACAGCATCTTTCCGGTATAGCCAGCATCACACGACGGTATGTCGATGCTGTCAAAGGAACGGATACGAAGATTACAGATACACGAAAAACAATGCCGGGGATGCGAAGTCTGCAAAAATATGCTGTCAGGGTCGGTGGTGGGGTGAATCACCGCTTTGGTCTGTACGACGGCGTCATGCTCAAAGACAATCATCTGTCAGCATTAACTAATTTAACCGAAGCTATACCAAAACTAAGAGAAAAAATTGGGCATATGGTCAAAATAGAAGTAGAATGCGAAACGATGGAACAGATCGAAGAGGCTTTACAAAGCAATGTCGATGTCATCATGCTTGACAATATGTCACTGGAAGATATGCGAACAGCCGTTAAATTAATCGATCACCGGACAATTGTTGAGGCTTCAGGGGGTATATTAGAAAAAAATGTTCGGGACATTGCTGAAACGGGTGTCGATTTCATCTCGATCGGACGCCTGACTCACTCCGTAGAAGCGGTGGATTTTTCGATGGTTATTGATGATACAAAGCCTTCGATTAAAAAGTACCTGACCCAGGATCTTAAGATTTAATAATTGGTTGCGAAGTAAAGGAGAAAAACACCATGCTTCTGGTATTGGATATCGGAAATACGAATATCGTTCTGGGAGTATATCAAGATCGTCAGCTTATTCATCATTGGCGGATATCGACCAACAAAGATACTACCGCCGATGAATATGCGGCAACGTTAAAGAACCTATTCAGTTTTTGCGGTCTTGAATTTAGAAGCATCACAGGCGCCATTATTTCTTCAGTAGTTCCACCGGTTACACCCATCCTGGAAGGAATGATCCGTAAATACTTTGCCATGATGCCGATGATTATTGGCCCTGGTATCAAAACCGGTATTTCGATTGTTATCGATAATCCCAGAGAACTTGGGGCAGATCGCATTGTCAATGCTGTTTCGGCACTTACCAAGTATGGTGGACCATTAATCATCGTTGATTTTGGCACAGCCACAACCTTTTGTGCGGTTAGTGAGAACGGTGCTTACTTAGGCGGTGCTATTGCACCGGGAATTGGAATTTCAACGGATGCGCTTTATCAAAAAGCATCTAAGCTGCCGCGAGTAGAAATCGTTAAAACCGGTGTCATTATCGGCAAGAATACGGTTAGCAGCATGCAGGCCGGAATATACCACGGCTATTGCGGATTGATCGATAGAATTATTAAGCTAATGAAAAAAGAATTAGGCGGGGATCCAAAAGTAGTCGCTACCGGCGGTTTGGCACAGTTAGTCGTTGATGACTCTGAAATGATCGAGCTAATTGATCCCTTTTTGACGTTGGATGGGCTGTTATATATCTATGAGAAGAACACGCGGTAGTCAATTCTCACTTTGACAATACGTTTATTTCACTATTTGATTCATGCTATGAGGTTAGAATGAGATTAGGACGTCATAACTTATCACAGAAACCGGTTTTTATGGCACCCATGGCAGGGATAACCGATAAAGCTTTTCGCCATATGATTCGCCTTACAGGCGGCAAATATGTCATTACGGAAATGATCAGTGATAAAGCGCTTATCTATAATAACTCTAAAACCTTCAAGATGATTGATCTTGAAGGTGAACCGGAACCCCGCATTGTGCAGCTATTTGGCTCCGAACCACATACAATGGCTGACGCCGCAAAGATTGTTTTTGAACATGGGGCAGATGCTATTGATATTAATATGGGCTGTCCGACTCCCAAAATTGTAAAGAACGGTGAAGGAGCAGCTCTGCTTCGGGATATTACCTTAGCGGAGAAAATTGCTTCAACGGTCGTTAAATCAGTACCAATACCTGTTACGGTAAAAATCCGTTTAGGTTGGGATGACAGCTGTATCAATGCACCCGAACTGGCTTTGCGCTTAGAACAGGCAGGGATCGCCATGTTAACGGTACATGCCAGGACGAGAGAACAGTACTATTCAGGCAATGCGGACTGGCAGTGGATCGCTCGAACCAAAGCGGGGATTAAAATACCGGTCATTGGCAATGGCGATATTAATTCGCCTGAAGACGCCATGGAAATGATTAAAACGACTGAGTGTGACGGAGTTATGATCGGCCGAGGCGCTTTAGGAAACCCCTGGCTGATAGGCAGAACCCAAACTTTTTTGGATAATGGAATATTGTTGCCAGAGCCTGATAATATAGAAAGACTGAGAATGTTATTTATTCACTTTGAACAGCTTATTGATCTAAAGGGAGAAAGAACGGGGCTGCAGGAAATCCGCAAACATGCGGCATGGTATATCAAAGGGGTAAGAAAGGCTGCAGATTATCGTAATCAGATCATGACGGTAAAAACATACGCGGATATGAAGGCGCTATTTCTGCATATTTATTCCTTGGAGGGAGGTACCTTTGACACATTACCAAATCAATCGTAAATTACCCTGTTTTTACGTGTTTAAATATTTTTAAAACTTTTCATAAAAAGATCCATTTTTAGAGTCG is a genomic window containing:
- the dusB gene encoding tRNA dihydrouridine synthase DusB: MRLGRHNLSQKPVFMAPMAGITDKAFRHMIRLTGGKYVITEMISDKALIYNNSKTFKMIDLEGEPEPRIVQLFGSEPHTMADAAKIVFEHGADAIDINMGCPTPKIVKNGEGAALLRDITLAEKIASTVVKSVPIPVTVKIRLGWDDSCINAPELALRLEQAGIAMLTVHARTREQYYSGNADWQWIARTKAGIKIPVIGNGDINSPEDAMEMIKTTECDGVMIGRGALGNPWLIGRTQTFLDNGILLPEPDNIERLRMLFIHFEQLIDLKGERTGLQEIRKHAAWYIKGVRKAADYRNQIMTVKTYADMKALFLHIYSLEGGTFDTLPNQS